A window of Pan paniscus chromosome X, NHGRI_mPanPan1-v2.0_pri, whole genome shotgun sequence genomic DNA:
AAGGACCCACTGACCATGTACCTCAGACCCCAGGCGCCACTCCCAAGGGGTGGTATCCTGTACCACTGGACTCTGCaatgcaaaggaaacagtcaTATGCACAGTGTGGAGCTCCAACTGATGCTCCTACCTCCTTCTAAACTAGATTGCGGGCCCTTGGCCTGGAAGTGGAGACAGACTGAGGCCTGGGCCTTGCCTTCCCTCCAGAAGCTCCAGAgcttgggggtgggaggagagacagACCTATTAATCTTAGTGTGTTTCAGACACCAGGTAAGGCACAGGTGGAGACActaaggagaaggggaagaagggtTCAGTTGGGCCTGAAGGGTTTGGGTAAAGTCCTTAATAGAAGTGATGTCTCTTTCCATCCCCTTGTCACCTGCAGATTCAGGAGCCATCCTGAGGGATGTGGCAACATTTGGGAGGACTCGGCAGCTAGGTGATATCTCTATAATAGAAAATGACTTTGAGGTGAGAAGATACCCACTGCTTCCCTGACCTCATTCTCCCCAGCCCCTTATCTGAGGGGGAGGGTGTCCCCTGAGCCAGTCCCCCTCCCTTTCTAGGGGAGTATCTGGGAAAGAGGGCAGATTTGGAACCAGAGAAAGCTCTCTGGAAGAGGTTAGATTTGATCTGGGTCTTGCAGGATGATGGCCAGGGCCTCTCCTGCCGAGTTCATGGAATGCATGTCTGCTGTGAAGGAGTGTGTGAGGGATGGGACACAGACGTGCCAACATGGTAAAGGCTGTCTGAAAACTGGTGAAGGATGGGCCTATACCAGGGAGGCCTCCGTCCTGGGCCAAGCAGTTCTCTAACCTGGGAGTTGCTTCAGGTTGTAGGCACCATCTCTTCCTCTCCTGTCTGGACACTTCCTGTGGCTGACTGCCTTGGCAGTGGTAGTTAAGTGCTGAGATTGAGCCCCTTCCTGCCCATCCCAGCTCTCACACTCATCTCTCCTGTCAGCTCCTCCAACCCCCTTTTCATGATCAATTCCAGCCAAAAGGTCAGCCTCTTCCCCTAGACTGAGACCTGGGGTCAAACTGGACCCGACAGGGTTGTCCACggactcctctctctctccttactTGTATAGCCTAGGGTCCCAACTGGAAGACTAGATGAAGCAGGGCTGAGCCAGACCTTCCCACCAATCAAAGCTGCCAGAAGAGGGCGGGCTTTCTTATTTACCACTAGGTTCCTATCAGCTGCAAATATTGGGAAGGGGGAATGAAACCCATGAACGTTCAGATGAGAAAGCAAAATAAGAGTGGCAGTGTGCTAAGCTCCTGGGCTAGGGATCAGGACCCAGCCTTTAGCCTCCTCACAGCCCCTTGAGAGGACGGAAAGCCCTTGAGGCAGGCATGATAGGAAGCTGACTGGCTTAGGGCTTCCATGCTCTTGCTTCCTCCTTTGTATCCTCGTATCATGGGCAGACTCCAAACACAGAACACTCAAGACCACAAAGAATGGTTCTTAGCCTTTGGAGGGTCAAGGATCCCTTTATGAATCTGATACAAGCTGGTTAGTCTTCTTGTCAGAAAAACACATGCATGCAAACACCCACAAAAACATGTAAACAATCTGTTGATGGTCCCTGATTTAGTCCAGCACCCTCATCTTAAAGACTTTGGGACTCAGAAGGGAGATCTTTCCAACTACTATGGGACCATTATTGGGCTTGAAACCactttgctaagtgaaagaagctagacacaaaggaTCACATATTATacgattccatttatgtaaaatgtccagaataggcaaatggGATGAGGGGTAAAGGACGCCTAAGGGATATGGAGTTTCTTTCtgcagtgatgaaaatgttctgaaattttttttcgaatgatggctgcacaactctgaatatactaaaagctatTTAATTGTATACTTTTAAGTGGGTGACTGTATggtatgtacattatatatcaataaGCTGTCTTAAAAAAGTGAACTCAGGGGTTGCAAATGACCACACATCTGAGCTTTAGTCCCCATTCATCAGGGGCATAACCTGTGGAGAAAAATCAGGGAATTATGCAGTATATGGGTTAGACAGGAAAACATTCTAGGAAGAACGAGATTCTATGTATCATCTTAAGGGCAATAAAGCATCATGGAAGGTTTTAAGCAGTATATAATCAGATCTACACTTCAGAAACGCCccaaatcactgaattgtacatttcaaacaagtgaattttatagtatgtaaattatatctcaataaagccatTAACAAAAAAATCCCTTTGGGAGCTTGAGGAGGATAAACTGGAGGGCATCAACTGGGGGAGGCTGTAGTGTAGGAGTTTGGGTGAGGGGGCCCGAGCCCATCTGTTTGGACTTGAGGGAAAGTGGCTTGGGGTTAGAGTCGGGGGAGGATCAGAATGTCTTGCCCAAGGTTAAGAAGCTGGTGGAACTTGATTTCAGAACCCAgagctccctggcttcagccctagTGCTCCTGCCAGCACTACAGCTGCTCCACTGACTGGTGATGGAAGCACTGTCTTCCCCGTCTAAGAGAAATGCACTTCAGAAACATGTTTCCAAAAAATGTTTCTAAGGGTTTTATTTCTaacaagaggaaaataataaaataaaattaaaataggctTCAGTTGGAACCAAgtttcttgttttgctttttttttttcttttgaacaaaTTAATTACACACCAACAATCTTCTTTTATTAcaacatgaacccaggaggaggaaaggagacagGGGAGGACAGGGAGGGAGGACTGAGGTGGTTGTGAGGACAAGCACCAAAAGCTTTCTTCAGATCACAGGGAGCCCTGTTCAGCTCCCCAGCcaaattcctttaaaataaaaaactgtgaGCACGGCTATGTGAAGTTTCCTCCTCCTGGGTGGAACAgtcaggggaagggagagggagaagggggtaggaagggagagggagaagggggtaggaaggaaggaaaagaggggagGAGAGTGGGGGCAGGGGTTAGTGTAGCATGGCCTGGCCAGGACCAGAactggggagagaagggaggagagtCCCCCAGTTTGCATATACACTGGCCTTGTCTCTGGAATGGTGAtggcccagccccagccacccCCCTGCCCACCAGCCCATCCATCTATCTGCCTCAGGTGTCTGGGAATGCTGGTTAGAGGCTACCAGGGAGGGAAGACTCCAGGGGCCGGCCCCCAGGAGCTGAGGTCTGAACAATACCTTGGAGTCAGAATACAAAAGTCAAGGGACTCAGGGGTGGGCGGGTAGCAGGGATGGCCACCCCCCTACCCGCCCACCCCCCAAGAAGCAGGCTTGATGGTCAGAAAGAGGATCCTTGAGGCCGAGGGGGGTCTCTGTCAGGGTCTGTGCTAGGCTCAGCCACTGTCACAACTGTTGCTGAGGCGGCTGCTGTGGGCAGGGCAGATGCAGCCGGGGAGTCAGAGTGGAGAAAGGGGCCGAGGGGCCTGAAGTGGTCCCTTCCGCCGGTTCCAAGCCATTCTGGTTCTCCTGGGTGCTGGGGCTGCCAGTGGTGGGGATGGGTGCAGGGGGGCCCTCACCCCCAGTCTCCTCCtccagctcttcctcctcctggacCTCCTCAGCCTCTGGCCCTGAGCTCCGTACCCTCTTTGGCTCTAGCTCCTCTCGGGCTGGGTCATCGCCCTCCCCACCCCGATCCACcttccgccgccgccgcctctccAGGGCCCGGCCCCGAGCCCGACTCCCGTGACGCTCTGCCTTCTccagctgtgattacagacaggCAGAAAGACAGGTTGTGGGCCAGTGGTCAGGCCTGGGCTCCCTACTCGGCCTGACCTCCTGGCCCGGCCCATGACCCCTCTCCTCACCTCCAGAAGTGTGCGGATCCTCTCCAGGTCTGGGGGCTGTCCAGCCTGCAGCAGCTGCCAGATGCTGTGGTTCTCATCCAGGGTCACCTCGAGCAGGTCCCCCTCCATCATGAGCTCCTCCAAGGGGGCCCGGGTTGCCTCAGGCAGTTCCAACACAGGGCCAGTCAACTGTGGCAACAGCGAGGACAGCAGCTCCAGATCTAGGAGGTTGCAGGAACAAGCGGCATTAGAGGCTGCCCTTGGTCTTATCCCCACCACTACAACAGAGCTGAGGACTACATGGGTCACTATGGTGATGTGCAGTCAACAGCCTACCCACACCACACCTAGACCTACCTCTCTTACCTGAGCCCTCCTCCGGGGCTACCTTCTCAGGACTGGTCACACTGTCTCCATTCTCCAGTAAGCCCTGGACCTGCGGAGGAGAGCAAGAATAGGTAGGGGCAACTGAAGTGAAGAACCAGGCCCTATTCCTCCTCCGCCAACCCCAAACTTGAGACCCTCCGCCTtctggaggaggagggaagacaCAGGCTGCCAGCAGGGAGCAGAGTCTAGGAATCTGGACAGATGCAGAATAGAGTAGGAAGGCTGGtccaaagaaaactgaaaattggaGAACAAGGGGCAGGGCCGAGCCTAAACTGGGGTAGGGGCTAGGAGACAAGAATCTGAGGACAAGAGCTGGGCTGAGTAGCTCACCTTAGGCATATCCTTGCCACTGCCCTCTCTGAGGGGGTCAGAAGCAGGGGCTGCAGGGTAGTTAGGAGGCTCCTCAGGTCTAGGTTCAGCCTGTAGCCGTTGGCGGAGCTCAGCCAGCCGTCCCAAAAGAGCAGTCACATCTTCAGAGGCCAGAGCCTGCCTGGCGCGGCCTTGCCAGCTGATGGCCCTCTCTGTGAGGCACTGCAGGGCCTCGCCCTCGGGCAGCCGCACAGGCAGTCTCTGCAGGGCTACCAGCagtgccaggatggtctccaggCGCGGGCGCCTTGAGCGCATACACAGTGGACACAGGAATTTGGTGTCCCATTCCCACCAGGCCAGCAGTGGGGATGAGGTGGGATTGGGCCTCGGAGAGCTGAGGAGGCGAGGCACTGACACACACCGCCCATGGAACCAGTCCTGACACAGGTCACACTGCAGAGCTCCCGCCCCAGCCGGCACCtgcccacacacacagacagaggtTGTAGAGGAGGCCGTGGTCGATGATGCCAGTGGACTGGGCTTGGCCGAATTGGTGCGACGCAGCTGCAGGAtaccctccttctccttctgttcCCCCTCCTTGAAGGCCACGATCTGCCATACCCAGGACAGGAGCAAAGTGGGTCAGCAGCCtaccccttcccttctctgggcccCCCCTTAACACCCCCACTCCCAAACCAGgagaactgaggctcaggggaCAAGCGGTCTGCTCATGGCCACCCAGCTCAGACACTCTATCATCACCAAGCCCTTCTCCCCATCTGTGTCTAAGCTCCTTACCacagagcctgggtccctgaggtCCTGCGCAGACAGCCCCAGCAGCTCTGTGTCAGATTTGTACAATCCCAGCTCCTTCTCCATCCACCGGCTGCGCTTGGTGCTGTCTGAGCCAGCATCTGCACATGGGCAGAGAACCTGGGGCAGGCAGACAAGAGAGGGAATGACTGGGCTTCCCTTACATCCCccgcctccttccctccctggtgCCCCTACAAAACCCATGTTATCTCATGAGCCATCTCATAGAAGCCAGGGCAGGCGTTAAGAGACGCTGTAGGTCAAGgtcccaggcctcacctccagcaGCGTGTAGCAAGAATTTTTCTTGAGGAAGGTCTTGGAGGCCTTCTCCCTCCAGGAGTGCGCTGTCAGTACCTGTAGCTCTAGCTGTCTCAGCTCCTCCAGCCCCACAGGTAGGTCCCGGCCCACAGCTACTAGGCCCTCCAAGTCATCCAGGCAGGGGTAGTGGTCACCATTCTAAGGCCAAGGGCGAGAGACAGCTCAGTTCAACTTGCCAATGCTATTGATGCTTactctgtgcctggccctgagctGGAAAGATGAACTGGGCTCAGTCTTGAGGGATTAAAAAAATAGGTGTCATCCTAAGGAACAACCACTTGGCTCTCTCCCACAACACCGGCATCTACCGACTGGCTCAGCCCCAAATATCTAGTCAGCCTTCTGTTGTGGTttgcctcttctcctctcctccatgCCCCTGCCCTGCTCAGTCCCATACCACCTGCTTCCCTGGCCCACCCATCTCATCCTAACCAGTGCCCTCTCTTCCTTCAGGCCAGCCTCACACTCTTCCTCTCACCCTGCTCATCAGGCACATCTTGCCTCCTGACTACATGCCatgcccccttcctctctccagcCAACCCAACCCATCCCAGCAACCCAGCACATCCCAGTGTATATGCCATCTCTTCCCAGCTGGACTGAAGGCCTGGGGTGGGAGTGGCAGGGTCCTCACTTGGATCTCATCAACATCAGCAATCCAGGCCCGGGCCTTAGCAAGAGCCTCCTTGAGAGCCTGGATGTTGGGCAGGTGAACAGGGATGTTTTCCGCTTCACGGATTATGGCCTCAAGTGTGGCTGGTGGATGCTTCTGCCTAAaggtaaggaaaaaaagaacGCTCAGTCTGATGTGGTCTGCCTGACCAGAAGCCCAGCCTGACCACCAGATATATCTGCATGGGCCCCTTGGGTGTCTGTTATTCCTGCTGTCACTTGGGCCTACTTGCTTGTATTCCACCTAAGGGTAGCTGCCAGTCCCTGCTTCCCCAAGACTGCATGCACCCAACTTCATCCCTTCTGCCACAGCTCTTGCACCTCTGTTTGTCTGCCAGTCTGCTGGCCTGCTAGCAATGCCTACATATACAACCTGTATTGTGTAATCTGTTGCTGCAGTTTGTCAACTGCCCTGTGTGGGGTCTTTCTACCAACATCTGCCCATCTGCCTGTCACTTGTGCTTCTGGGTATGCGCACATTAGCCTGTAGGGCTAGTCTTCTAGATAATCTCTATCTGTCCATTTCTGCTTCTCCATCAGCCTCTCTTTGCCTTTAAGTAtagagttgttttttaaaaaaacgacAAGATAGACAACAAAAGAGGGGAGAGTCAATACAGTAACACAGGAGCGTGATACCTAAGGCCACCCATGGGCATCCTCTTCTGGGTCTCCACTCAACTTTGATGTTTGGAATAGGGCAGGGAAGGGAAGCAGCAGCTGGACCTACCTGGCCTCCAGGCAGAGGTGGGCTTTCTCCTCCCAGCGTTCAGCAATTGTCAGCAGTTCCTGCAGCTCGGCCTGGGCTTTATCCACAGCAGGGCTAGGGGCTACACTGGCACCCGCGACCAACAGTCCTCGCATGACAGCCAAGGTGCCCCTTCGGGCTGAGGGGGCCAGTGTGCGTTTCACCTCATCCAGCCATCGCGCCTGTTCCACCTGCCGCTGGAGCTGCTGGGCCTCAGGCACCTCCACCCCCAGCTGCCGCCCCCTCTCCAACAGGGACTGCAGTAGCCCTGGACTGGAGGGCAGTGAGGCCAGGGCCTCACGAGCCTCAGCCTGGTAGGCCTCCACCTGTTCCAGAACACCCTACCAGGACACAGGATGAAGAACAAACTCCTCAGCTGGGCCCAGTGAGGGGTTCCACCACCAGATGGAACCTTGTCCCACCTACCTTCTTACCCTCCAAGCTTTTGGGGCAAAGGAGCCTAACATGGGCTGAGCTCTCCTTCTCCAAGCCCTAAGACAGTTGGGGTTCCTAACACTGACTGCTCATTAGAATGCCCTGGGGAATTTaagaatgcagattcctgggccccaccctgaGAGATTCTTAATTAACTAATAATTATTAATCTATGctttatttaacttttcagaGGGCTCTGTTCTCAGGGCACCAAGAGACCTCCCTGCCCTAAAAATTGCTATGATTAGTCCTCACATAAACCCTTGTGCTCACCACCCTGGGGTCTGTTGCCCTCTCCATCTCACTCCTCCTCCACCTTCATGAATTTCCCTCCACTTTCCAAGCCCAACAAGCACCCCTGTTACCTCCTTCTCCTCTACCCCTCCTCCAGGAAACCTTACCTGGACTCTGTATCCTATACCCATACCCTTGCCACCTGACCCTCAAGGCCCATTTCTAACAGACAAGTCACTAGACCCTTGCCTCACCCCTCCCACCTGTTCTTTTCTCACACGTGTGTCCTGTCTTGCCTGAACACTTTAAGCTTTTGAAAGGAGCCAAGCATGGCCTGCTGCTCAGGTCCCCTGGTCCCCCTGATCCCTCATCAGCACTCCAAGCGTCCTCACCTTGACATCCCCAATCTGGTGCATGGCGCAAGGCAGGTTGTTCATCTGGTCCAGAAAGGCCCGGAGCTCAGTCAGGGTCATCTGTAGACCAGCCACCCTGTGGGGGCTATGAAGTATCACATGTGAGGTTTCAGGTCCAAACTCAGTGCCTTCCCTCCATGTCTATGCTAAGACTGAACACCTTTCCTCACTACACCTGTCCACCTTGATCTCGCATATTTCAAATTTGCCCCAATTGCCCAGGTTAGAGGGAAGGTTTTAAATTATAGAGCATGTTCATATTATGAGGGGAAAGAATTAGAAACTAATGGGTTGTAATAAGAGCTACACTTTGCAATCCATCCTCTACTGTGAACTCTAAAGCTGTGTTAGCAGGGATCAGGTCTATACATCTTTGTCCTGTTCTTACCCGTAAGCCTCCCACAACTCTTCCCTGCCCacaaaacccctcagcctctctCTCAGGCCACTTCCAGGTactgataaaaaataaacacttctAGCTTTCTTATCACAGaggctctcctctcctttttaggTGGCCTGGTCTCCTTGTCCTCCCCAACACCTTCCAGGCCATCTCACACTCTTGTGCCTGGCAGCTTCCTGCTGATGTCCATTCTGCCAAATGGTATTCACAGTCTACCCCTTGTAGCACTTTTCCTCGGTGCTGGATCCTCAGCACCTTATGTGTGCCCTAACTCCTCACGCTGTCATACCCAGCTTCCTGGCCGCTGACCAGTCCCAGAGCTCGGGACACGCAAGCCTCTGCCTCACTCAGGCAGTTCTTTAGTTGCTGCAGCAGCTCACTATTAGGAAACCTCCGCTCACGGGCTTCAGACTCTAGTGCCCTCAGTTCTTCAAGGCCTGGAAGAAAAATGAGGGCAGCAAAGAGTAGGCAGTATTGAATAGAGGCAGAGGAAGGGGGTCAGAGTACAGAAGAAAGGGAATAGAACTTGCCTGTGGAGTCCCTCCATCCCCCCCATCACTCACTGCGCTTCCGCCcatcctccacctccagggccaCTCGCACTTTGTTGGCCCAGGTGTCAAAGGACTCAGCCCGAACCTTCAGCTTATGCAGCATGGCAGGAAGCTCATCCAAGGTATACCGATACCTGGAGGAAGAGGGCAGGCAAGAGCATGTCTGGCCCAGCTCTCCATCCTCCTTCTTGCCCCACTTCCTCCAGAAAGGCCCATGCTCACCGCAGGTACTGCCGGCTACTAGAGCACTTGCAGAGATCATTGATGTGGGAAAGGCAGACAAGGCCGTCTGGGCAGTCGTAGCAGGCCAGGGCTGACAGGAAACACGTAGTCTTGCACTTGATACACTGGCGCTCATCATCTGGGAGCAGCTCGAAAGCCTCTCGCTCAGCCTCTGTGATACCCTAAAGGCATTTAACCCATGCGTTATATATAACCAGAACCAGGTAGCAAAATTCTCCATCTCAGCCACCACCGACCCCTACTTTAGATTCAAATCTATGCTGAGGGTCATGGGGTTTAAGAGGCCAAACCCCAGGGAGCATACCTGCCCTTTGTAAAGTCTAGACTCTCAAAGCTTGGGGAATCAGATAAACCAGGGCAAGATCAGTGTGCGCTGAGTCAGATaattttatagaggaagaaaaatcaGGTAAGATCCAGATCAGCAGAAAGGGCCTTGTGGGTGAGAAGTGAGGAAAGTGGTGGACCAAGATACCAGAGAGGTGGCAATGAGTGCAAGTGGCCAAGGGACAGGCCTGGCTAGTTATGTGTACTGGGGAACAATATCGGCTTCCAGTTACTCAGAGCCcactgtgttccaggcaccacGCTGGCCACTTAGTAGGCAGGAGATACTTGTGCACATATATAACTTAGAGAAATTCAACCGTATGTGCTTGTGTTCAGGGTTTAAAGAGATATAATAATTTTCTCCCAACAATATGGTTTCCAAACCTAATCCAATGACTTCATCTGTTGctcagataaagaaaaagcaatccatttcaaaaatgaaggaaaagctgGCTATATTGGAGTAATCGAGAGACAACCCAGTGTGTATATCTAATGGGCAATTTTAGGGATTTTAACGGGAAATGTCGACTCTTAACAGTTTTTGTCTTACATACCAACTTTAACACCTAATCTCTGCATAAGTTATGAGCCCAAATCCCACTCTGCCACTTATATGCTGTGTGATCATGAGTAAATCATTTAACGTCTCTGGGTCTGTTTCATTATCTAGTAAGATGGAGATAAACAGTATCATCCTTGttgggttgttatgaggattaacaaaaataaagcagCTATGGAATCAGACAAGTATCTCAGCACTTAGATTCAGtgttcatcaaatatttactgttATTAGCTCTAATTTTCAGATAAGAATATATATTCCACAGGCCTATCTCATTTTACTAAGGCAGAAACTAAGTCTCAGGGTCAGTAACTTGCCAAACTGAGTTAATTTTGACTTTAAAGCCAGAGAATATTCTAAGGATGAAGTCTCTAGGGTTTTTTTGGACTACAGACTCCTGAGAATTGGATGTAAACTATAAGTCCTCTTCCCAGAAACATACTTAAATACACATACAATCTCTTACAGGATTCCAAGACTATGGTGTCCAGAATGCTTCTCTGAGGTAAGGGCCAAGTGTGAAGAATTCTGAATGTCAAGATGAGAAGGTCTGTTCTCCCCACCTTGCTTTGGCTCCTTCCCACAGCTTGGCACAGCCACACGGCCATCATTTAATAACAGTACTGAACAGAGTGAGAAAATGATGCCTGGAAAAGCCCAGGGACTCAACAACTTACACCACGACTGAGAGGCCCCAGACTTCCAACACTACTGTAGCTATAGTTCTCCCTATAGCCCACACTCACAGGAAAGCTATAAATGagctttaaaataagaaagtattACCCTAGATAGGCAGCAAGGGATCCCACAGAACCAGCACTCCTTTGTAATCTTATGAAAGACTCTCACAAAGTCAATTCCCTAACTGGGCAAGTGTGAAATTTGAAGATGATGGCTGAAACTACACGAGTGGACTTTAGAGCTCTGTAGCAGCTTCCACTCAGCTACACACACCTAACACAAGCTTACAAGAAATCAATTAAAGCAGGACCACCTTCAGCTTGGTAATATTATTGCCCTAGCTGGAGTTAATAAACCATCTGCAGGTAATAAAATGGCAATTCCTGAGAAACATTCCAAATTTCAATCAGTTTCTTCATGTATTAACATTACCAATAATAGCAGCTGCAACACTGCAAAGGCAATGTTAGAGAGATGGCTTTCATATAAATCACCTTACTCTAACCTTACATCTTGCAAGTTAGgtatttattcccattttagagtaGGAAAGTGAGATATGAAAGATCAAGTAACTTGATACAGTCACCTAGATAATCAGCAGTGAGGTTTCATATGCCAGTCTATTTTGCTAGGTCATGTAAATAATGATAAATAGCTGCTATACCAGTACCTGCCATGGGTCAGTCACTAAGCAAACATTATCTTTAATACAATCAACTATCCAAAAAGATAAGTATTATCATAATCCCATTTTTCAGAGGGGAAAACTGACAATGAAGTAAATCGACTTAAGCAAGGTTGCTGGTAAAGGGTATAGCAGAGAATGGTATGTGGTTTTCAATCGAGATACATCTAGTTCTTTTCACTATACGCCAAGAGTAGAGGCTACATCTTCTTggtgctgcctctgcctccccgaaCTTCCACCAGAATAGGGTGCTTGATCTGGGGTACTCTCCCCACCTTCTCCAGCAGGGCCTTTCGTAGACGCCGCTCTTCTTGCACCATGATGAACATCTCCTTATGCACAGCTGCCGCCAGGTTTAGGTCTAGCTTCTCTGGGCAGGCAGCCATCTTGCAGATAAGCTCCTCATGGGAGAAGACGCAGTATCTCCGGAGCCGGCGGTAGTGCTCAATGCACTGGCGCCCAGCAGGCAACTGTGGGCAGGTTCAAGGTTGAGTGTGGCCAAGTCTGGAGGCCATGATGCCCCAGCTTCTCTACAACCCTCCTGCTTCTCCCCACCATCCCACCACATTCTAGACTCACCCAGTCAGCAGTGCAAAAGTTGACAGCCTCGGCAAAGTTGTAGCCTTGGTTGAAGCCGCTGTGGTAAGCACGGGGGAAGGTGATGACAAATTCTCCTGCACACTGGTTTGTGCGGACAACCTGAAGAACACAAAAGGCCATGGCTGTTGAGATAGAGATTTTCCTGTATACAGACCTGACTTAAGTGCAAGGTCATTAAGGAGACAAAGAAAAGCCTCAGGGAACACAGTCTGACAAC
This region includes:
- the KDM5C gene encoding lysine-specific demethylase 5C isoform X10 translates to MEPGSDDFLPPPECPVFEPSWAEFRDPLGYIAKIRPIAEKSGICKIRPPADWQPPFAVEVDNFRFTPRIQRLNELEAQTRVKLNYLDQIAKFWEIQGSSLKIPNVERRILDLYSLSKIVVEEGGYEAICKDRRWARVAQRLNYPPGKNIGSLLRSHYERIVYPYEMYQSGANLVQCNTRPFDNEEKDKEYKPHSIPLRQSVQPSKFNSYGRRAKRLQPDPEPTEEDIEKNPELKKLQIYGAGPKMMGLGLMAKDKTLRKKDKEGPECPPTVVVKEELGGDVKVESTSPKTFLESKEELSHSPEPCTKMTMRLRRNHSNAQFIESYVCRMCSRGDEDDKLLLCDGCDDNYHIFCLLPPLPEIPKGVWRCPKCVMAECKRPPEAFGFEQATREYTLQSFGEMADSFKADYFNMPVHMVPTELVEKEFWRLVNSIEEDVTVEYGADIHSKEFGSGFPVSDSKRHLTPEEEEYATSGWNLNVMPVLEQSVLCHINADISGMKVPWLYVGMVFSAFCWHIEDHWSYSINYLHWGEPKTWYGVPSLAAEHLEEVMKKLTPELFDSQPDLLHQLVTLMNPNTLMSHGVPVVRTNQCAGEFVITFPRAYHSGFNQGYNFAEAVNFCTADWLPAGRQCIEHYRRLRRYCVFSHEELICKMAACPEKLDLNLAAAVHKEMFIMVQEERRLRKALLEKGITEAEREAFELLPDDERQCIKCKTTCFLSALACYDCPDGLVCLSHINDLCKCSSSRQYLRYRYTLDELPAMLHKLKVRAESFDTWANKVRVALEVEDGRKRSLEELRALESEARERRFPNSELLQQLKNCLSEAEACVSRALGLVSGQEAGPHRVAGLQMTLTELRAFLDQMNNLPCAMHQIGDVKGVLEQVEAYQAEAREALASLPSSPGLLQSLLERGRQLGVEVPEAQQLQRQVEQARWLDEVKRTLAPSARRGTLAVMRGLLVAGASVAPSPAVDKAQAELQELLTIAERWEEKAHLCLEARQKHPPATLEAIIREAENIPVHLPNIQALKEALAKARAWIADVDEIQNGDHYPCLDDLEGLVAVGRDLPVGLEELRQLELQVLTAHSWREKASKTFLKKNSCYTLLEVLCPCADAGSDSTKRSRWMEKELGLYKSDTELLGLSAQDLRDPGSVIVAFKEGEQKEKEGILQLRRTNSAKPSPLASSTTASSTTSVCVCGQVPAGAGALQCDLCQDWFHGRCVSVPRLLSSPRPNPTSSPLLAWWEWDTKFLCPLCMRSRRPRLETILALLVALQRLPVRLPEGEALQCLTERAISWQGRARQALASEDVTALLGRLAELRQRLQAEPRPEEPPNYPAAPASDPLREGSGKDMPKVQGLLENGDSVTSPEKVAPEEGSGKRDLELLSSLLPQLTGPVLELPEATRAPLEELMMEGDLLEVTLDENHSIWQLLQAGQPPDLERIRTLLEFLSQETNHQASQRESRN
- the KDM5C gene encoding lysine-specific demethylase 5C isoform X14, with amino-acid sequence MEPGSDDFLPPPECPVFEPSWAEFRDPLGYIAKIRPIAEKSGICKIRPPADWQPPFAVEVDNFRFTPRIQRLNELEAQTRVKLNYLDQIAKFWEIQGSSLKIPNVERRILDLYSLSKIVVEEGGYEAICKDRRWARVAQRLNYPPGKNIGSLLRSHYERIVYPYEMYQSGANLVQCNTRPFDNEEKDKEYKPHSIPLRQSVQPSKFNSYGRRAKRLQPDPEPTEEDIEKNPELKKLQIYGAGPKMMGLGLMAKDKTLRKKDKEGPECPPTVVVKEELGGDVKVESTSPKTFLESKEELSHSPEPCTKMTMRLRRNHSNAQFIESYVCRMCSRGDEDDKLLLCDGCDDNYHIFCLLPPLPEIPKGVWRCPKCVMAECKRPPEAFGFEQATREYTLQSFGEMADSFKADYFNMPVHMVPTELVEKEFWRLVNSIEEDVTVEYGADIHSKEFGSGFPVSDSKRHLTPEEEEYATSGWNLNVMPVLEQSVLCHINADISGMKVPWLYVGMVFSAFCWHIEDHWSYSINYLHWGEPKTWYGVPSLAAEHLEEVMKKLTPELFDSQPDLLHQLVTLMNPNTLMSHGVPVVRTNQCAGEFVITFPRAYHSGFNQGYNFAEAVNFCTADWLPAGRQCIEHYRRLRRYCVFSHEELICKMAACPEKLDLNLAAAVHKEMFIMVQEERRLRKALLEKGITEAEREAFELLPDDERQCIKCKTTCFLSALACYDCPDGLVCLSHINDLCKCSSSRQYLRYRYTLDELPAMLHKLKVRAESFDTWANKVRVALEVEDGRKRSLEELRALESEARERRFPNSELLQQLKNCLSEAEACVSRALGLVSGQEAGPHRVAGLQMTLTELRAFLDQMNNLPCAMHQIGDVKGVLEQVEAYQAEAREALASLPSSPGLLQSLLERGRQLGVEVPEAQQLQRQVEQARWLDEVKRTLAPSARRGTLAVMRGLLVAGASVAPSPAVDKAQAELQELLTIAERWEEKAHLCLEARQKHPPATLEAIIREAENIPVHLPNIQALKEALAKARAWIADVDEIQNGDHYPCLDDLEGLVAVGRDLPVGLEELRQLELQVLTAHSWREKASKTFLKKNSCYTLLEVLCPCADAGSDSTKRSRWMEKELGLYKSDTELLGLSAQDLRDPGSVIVAFKEGEQKEKEGILQLRRTNSAKPSPLASSTTASSTTSVCVCGQVPAGAGALQCDLCQDWFHGRCVSVPRLLSSPRPNPTSSPLLAWWEWDTKFLCPLCMRSRRPRLETILALLVALQRLPVRLPEGEALQCLTERAISWQGRARQALASEDVTALLGRLAELRQRLQAEPRPEEPPNYPAAPASDPLREGSGKDMPKVQGLLENGDSVTSPEKVAPEEGSDLELLSSLLPQLTGPVLELPEATRAPLEELMMEGDLLEVTLDENHSIWQLLQAGQPPDLERIRTLLEETNHQASQRESRN